One region of Lampris incognitus isolate fLamInc1 chromosome 12, fLamInc1.hap2, whole genome shotgun sequence genomic DNA includes:
- the rab11fip1b gene encoding rab11 family-interacting protein 1 has protein sequence MYLAAQSQDWFPTSVQVTALQARGLRIKGKNGTNDAYAMMQVAKDKYCTSVAEKSVAPVWREEATFDLPPSHRGDAERCTLRVHVMHRALVGPDKLLGQAAVHLLELDRVKSAGKSEWFKLLSKAGKPDKDRGEVLLDIQFMRNNMTASMFDLSAAGKPRSRLGKFKDRVRGKKKEGLSDTTSVVLPTLSQVLTDSEDERDRDGYCEGIAEKEEKKKHKLKNLFSPKSNLQRNMSQSMSVLGSLPQKNSLSSSHVSGLNAEPTEVKKKFKLKLHNHSSNSDTSSSQGLFHILGYPKQGPSPAAEQSNLCINGSHIYCEEPRPRSSTFSLPSVDHPSMEDIHKRQTFESSATSSNSFGALDQQLTSTEEEDGSKAADVKIVQEEEMVKITGMRTEERRMNIEEGEERKGHRMADEKKTVNSIGEEKGIVCEEIEKRWQKEEEKHDFKHERTGTGEEEIKGQHERARIMVNRTVEQRNKREEEEEESKWLVKEQGRQEKLERRKTEEEEMIKREVQERNRMQEERAEEERKKRKAKEEEDKRLAQEQMGLIELERGRMEDEEKVKRDEQEKIRMAQERAEEEMRERVRKEEAEQVMKEAEERERFTEEQKRLEEQEHRRVEKNERDKQKFSRMEEEKAEVQKKERERKEEEESKKLLEEQRKQEELERKGFEEEEQNKREERERIRLEEKAAEEQRNKRKQEEERIRKEEEGRERLTLEQKRQEELERRCIEEEKFRREETEKIMTEKSRAEEQKKKIEEERERLAGRQSRQEAPGSPRKLEELQIKREEEERAGKFWKEDRTERVDEEERMREEELLRGERAKKLSREEEEILKEGKLRKHIEENVEKGGMENASRFKGARKEQIGGTEYKREI, from the exons ATGTATTTAGCCGCGCAGAGCCAGGACTGGTTCCCCACGAGCGTCCAGGTGACGGCGCTTCAAGCGCGAGGCCTCAGGATAAAGGGCAAAAACGGCACCAACGACGCGTACGCGATGATGCAGGTGGCCAAGGATAAATACTGCACCTCGGTGGCGGAGAAAAGCGTGGCGCCCGTGTGGAGGGAGGAGGCCACTTTCGACCTGCCGCCGTCCCACCGGGGAGACGCGGAGCGGTGCACGCTGCGCGTTCACGTCATGCACCGGGCGCTCGTGGGCCCCGACAAGCTCCTCGGGCAAGCCGCCGTTCACCTGCTGGAGCTCGACCGAGTTAAATCCGCCGGCAAGTCGGA ATGGTTTAAGTTgctgagcaaagctggcaagccaGACAAAGACAGAGGGGAAGTGCTTTTGGACATCCAGTTCATGAGGAACAACATGACTGCCAGCATGTTTGACCTATCCGCTGCCGGAAAACCCCGATCTCGCCTGGGCAAATTCAAAGACAGAGTTCGTGGCAAAAAGAAAGAGGGCCTCTCTGACACGACTTCCGTTGTGTTGCCAACATTGTCACAGGTTTTGACAGACAGCGAGGATGAGAGAGATCGGGATGGGTATTGTGAGGGCATTGCCGAAAAGGAAGAGAAGAAAAAGCACAAGCTGAAGAATTTGTTTTCTCCTAAGTCTAACCTGCAGCGCAACATGTCTCAGTCGATGTCTGTTCTCGGCTCGCTGCCTCAGAAGAATTCTCTTAGCAGCAGCCACGTCTCTGGTCTCAATGCAGAGCCCACTGAAG TTAAAAAGAAGTTTAAACTGAAGCTACACAATCACTCAAGCAACTCAGACACCAGTAGTTCCCAAGGACTCTTCCATATTCTAGGGTACCCAAAACAGGGCCCCTCTCCAGCAGCAGAGCAAAGTAACTTGTGCATTAATGGAAGTCATATATATTGTGAGGAGCCCAGGCCTAGGAGCTCTACTTTCAGCTTACCCAGCGTGGACCATCCCTCCATGGAGGACATTCATAAAAGGCAAACTTTCGAGAGCTCTGCCACTTCATCTAATTCCTTTGGAGCGTTAGATCAACAATTAACATCAACAGAGGAAGAGGATGGCAGCAAGGCTGCGGATGTGAAGATTGTGCAGGAGGAAGAGATGGTTAAGATAACAGGGATGAGAACAGAGGAAAGGAGGATGAATATAGAGgaaggagaagaaagaaaaggGCACAGAATGGCCGACGAGAAAAAGACAGTCAATagtattggggaggaaaaaggaattgtctgtgaagAAATTGAGAAAAGATGGCAAAAGGAAGAGGAAAAACATGATTTTAAACATGAAAGGACAGGGACAGGAGAAGAAGAGATTAAAGGACAACATGAAAGGGCTAGGATAATGGTGAACAGAACTGTGGAACAAAGAAAtaaaagagaggaggaagaagaagaatcgAAATGGTTAGTGAAGGAACAGGGGAGACAAGAAAAACTAGAGAGGAGGAAAACTGAAGAGGAAGAGATGATTAAAAGAGAGGTACAAGAAAGGAATAGGATGCAGGAGGAGAGAGctgaagaagagagaaaaaagagaaaagcaaaAGAGGAAGAAGATAAGAGATTAGCACAAGAACAGATGGGACTAATAGAACTAGAAAGAGGGAGGATGGAGGACGAAGAAAAAGTAAAACGCGATGAACAGGAAAAGATTAGGATGGCTCAGGAGAGAgctgaggaagagatgagagagcgagtgagaaaagaggaagcggagCAGGTTATGAAAGAAGCGGAGGAAAGGGAGAGATTTACAGAGGAACagaagagactggaagaacaAGAACATAGAAGGGTTGAAAAAAATGAAAGAGATAAACAGAAATTTTCCAGGATGGAGGAAGAGAAGGCTGAGGtgcagaagaaagagagagagagaaaagaagaagaggaaagtaAAAAATTATTGGAGGAACAGAGAAAACAGGAAGAACTAGAAAGGAAGGGGTTTGAGGAAGAAGAACAAAATAAAAGAGAGGAACGGGAAAGGATTAGGTTGGAAGAGAAAGCGGCTGAGGAACAGAGGAACAAGAGAAAACAGGAAGAAGAAAGAATTCGGAAGGAAGAAGAGGGACGTGAGAGATTGACATTGGAACAGAAGAGGCAGGAAGAGCTAGAAAGGAGGTGTATTGAAGAAGAGAAGTTTAGAAGAGAGGAAACAGAAAAGATCATGACAGAGAAAAGCAGAGCAGAGgaacagaagaaaaaaatagaAGAGGAAAGGGAAAGATTAGCAGGGAGGCAGAGCAGACAGGAAGCACCAGGCTCACCGAGAAAATTGGAAGAACTACAAataaaaagagaggaggaagaaagagCTGGTAAATTTTGGAAAGAAGATAGAACAGAAAGAGTTGATGAAGAAGAAAGAATGAGGGAAGAAGAGCTTTTGAGAGGGGAAAGGGCAAAGAAATTgtcaagagaggaggaagagatatTAAAGGAGGGGAAATTGAGAAAACATATAGAGGAAAATGTAGAGAAAGGGGGGATGGAAAACGCCAGTAGA